In Solanum stenotomum isolate F172 unplaced genomic scaffold, ASM1918654v1 scaffold6733, whole genome shotgun sequence, a single genomic region encodes these proteins:
- the LOC125852913 gene encoding geraniol 8-hydroxylase-like isoform X4, with protein MDCYTLVFGSILVLAILCNIIAKICSKGSKKLPPGPSPWPIIGNLHLLGAKPHISLANLAKIYGPIMSLKLRQITTVVISSSTIAKQVLKTQDQAFSSRFVPNALQAHNHYKFSVAWLPVCPQWQTLRRILNINIFSPNRLDANQHLRSQKVKELIAYCDKFRQQGEALDVGQVAFKTNLNLLSNTLFSKDLADPFSDSKVELKEVIWGVMAEVGKPNLVDFFPILEKIDLQGIRHRAIIHFGKLFKLFDGLINERLEEKRRSGFTEKSDVLEMFLNIIEKNPEDIDHNHIKSMFLDLFGGGTDTTTSTLEWAMTELLKQPEIIKKAQVELAEIIGKGKQIEEADVSRLPYLQCIIKETLRLHPPVPLLVPRKVEQDVQLCDYIIPKGSQVLVNVWTIGRDFTFWKDPLVFKPERFLSLDLDTRGQDFELIPFGAGRRICPGLPLASRMIPVMLGSLLNSFNWKLEADIEPQELDMEEKFGITLAKARPLRAIPSPL; from the exons ATGGATTGCTATACACTTGTGTTTGGATCAATTTTAGTATTGGCAATCCTTTGTAATATCATAGCAAAAATATGTAGCAAAGGAAGCAAAAAACTTCCACCAGGGCCATCACCATGGCCAATTATTGGAAATCTTCACTTGTTAGGTGCAAAACCTCATATATCACTAGCCAATCTTGCAAAAATATATGGTCCAATTATGAGTTtaaaattaagacaaataacAACAGTGGTCATTTCTTCATCAACCATTGCAAAACAAGTCcttaaaactcaagatcaagcCTTTTCATCTAGATTTGTTCCTAATGCTCTTCAAGCACACAACCATTACAAATTCTCTGTGGCATGGCTTCCTGTTTGTCCTCAATGGCAAACGCTTCGCAGAATATTGAACATAAATATCTTCTCTCCCAATAG GCTTGATGCAAATCAACATCTAAGGTCTCAAAAGGTGAAAGAATTGATTGCTTATTGTGACAAATTTAGACAACAAGGTGAAGCTTTGGATGTAGGTCAAGTTGCTTTCAAGACTAATCTCAACTTGTTGTCAAACACACTTTTCTCCAAGGATTTGGCTGACCCTTTTTCAGATTCGAAGGTAGAGTTGAAGGAAGTTATATGGGGTGTCATGGCTGAGGTAGGGAAGCCTAATCTAGTAGAttttttccccatacttgaaaAGATTGATCTTCAAGGAATAAGACATCGCGCAATCATTCATTTTGGTAAGTTGTTTAAACTTTTCGATGGTTTGATCAATGAGCGATTGGAGGAAAAGAGAAGATCAGGATTCACAGAAAAGAGTGATGTTCTGGAAATGTTTCTcaatattattgaaaaaaatcctGAAGATATTGATCATAATCACATCAAGTCCATGTTCTTG GACCTATTTGGTGGGGGTACTGATACAACTACAAGCACATTGGAATGGGCAATGACGGAATTGCTTAAACAACCTGAGATAATAAAAAAAGCTCAAGTTGAACTTGCAGAAATCAttggaaaaggaaaacaaatagaAGAAGCTGATGTTTCTCGACTTCCTTACTTGCAATGCATTATCAAAGAAACATTAAGATTGCACCCACCAGTTCCGCTCTTAGTTCCGCGCAAAGTGGAGCAAGATGTTCAATTGTGTGACTACATCATTCCCAAGGGCTCACAG GTACTAGTTAATGTGTGGACGATTGGTCGAGATTTTACTTTTTGGAAGGACCCTTTAGTGTTTAAACCCGAGAGATTTTTGAGTTTGGATTTGGACACACGAGGACaagattttgagttgattcCATTTGGTGCGGGGCGAAGAATATGCCCTGGCTTGCCACTAGCATCGAGGATGATTCCAGTAATGTTGGGCTCACTCTTGAATTCATTCAATTGGAAACTTGAAGCAGACATTGAACCACAAGAATTAGACATGGAGGAGAAGTTTGGTATCACCTTAGCCAAAGCTCGTCCTTTGCGAGCTATCCCCTCTCCTCTTTGA
- the LOC125852918 gene encoding geraniol 8-hydroxylase-like produces MSLKLGQITTIVISSSSIAKQVLKNQDQAFSSRFIPNAIQGHNYCEFSVGWLPVCPQWRTLRRILNINIFSPNRLDANQHLRSQKVKELIAYCEKCSQQGEALDISQVVFKTSLNLLSNTLFSKDLADPFSDSKVELKEVIAGILTEFGKPNLVDFFPMLEIIDLQGIRRRSTIYIGKLFKLFDDLINERLEEKRKGSNEKSDVLEMFLNICEENPEEINHNHIKTMFMDLFLAATDTTTSTLEWAMAEILKQPEIMKKVQVELAKIIGKGKSIEEVDVTRLPYLQCIIKETLRMHPPAPFLVPRKVEQDVELFDYIIPKGSQVLVNVWSIGRDFTFWDEPLVFKPERFWGSDLDMRGQDFDLIPFGAGRRICPGFPLALRIVPVILGSLLNSFNWKLEADIGPEDLDMEEKFGITLAKAHPLRVIPFLL; encoded by the exons ATGAGTTTAAAATTAGGACAAATAACAACAATagtaatttcttcatcatcCATAGCAAAACAAGTCCTTAAGAATCAAGATCAAGCATTTTCTTCTAGATTTATCCCTAATGCAATTCAAGGACACAATTATTGTGAATTCTCTGTGGGATGGCTTCCTGTTTGTCCTCAATGGCGAACGCTTCGCAGAATATTGAACATAAACATCTTCTCTCCTAATAGACTTGATGCAAATCAACATCTAAGGTCACAAAAGGTGAAAGAATTGATTGCTTATTGTGAAAAATGTAGTCAACAAGGTGAAGCTTTGGATATAAGTCAAGTTGTTTTCAAGACTAGTCTTAATTTGTTGTCAAACACCCTTTTCTCCAAGGATTTGGCTGACCCTTTTTCGGACTCAAAGGTAGAGTTGAAGGAAGTTATCGCGGGTATCTTAACTGAGTTTGGGAAGCCGAACCTAGTGGATTTTTTCCCTATGCTTGAAATTATTGATCTTCAAGGAATAAGGCGTCGCTCAACTATTTATATTGGTAAACTGTTTAAACTTTTTGATGATTTGATCAACGAACGATTGGAGGAAAAGAGAAAGGGATCTAATGAAAAGAGTGATGTTTTGGAAATGTTTCTCAATATTTGTGAAGAGAATCCCGAAGAGATTAATCACAATCACATCAAGACTATGTTCATG GACTTATTTCTGGCGGCTACAGATACAACTACAAGCACATTGGAATGGGCAATGGCAGAAATACTCAAACAACCTGAGATTATGAAGAAAGTTCAAGTTGAACTTGCAAAAATTATTGGAAAAGGAAAATCAATTGAAGAAGTTGATGTTACTCGTCTTCCTTACTTACAATGCATCATCAAAGAAACTTTAAGAATGCACCCACCAGCTCCATTTTTAGTTCCGCGCAAAGTGGAGCAAGATGTTGAATTATTTGATTACATCATCCCTAAGGGTTCACAG GTACTAGTCAATGTGTGGTCGATTGGTAGAGATTTTActttttgggatgagcctttaGTATTTAAACCTGAAAGGTTTTGGGGTTCAGATTTAGATATGCGAGGAcaagattttgatttgattccaTTTGGTGCGGGTCGAAGAATATGCCCCGGCTTTCCACTAGCATTGAGAATTGTTCCAGTAATATTAGGCTCACTCTTAAATTCCTTCAATTGGAAGCTTGAGGCAGACATTGGACCAGAAGATCTAGACATGGAAGAGAAGTTTGGTATCACCTTGGCCAAAGCCCATCCTTTGCGAGTTATCCCATTTCTACTTTGA